aatagtttacctgcacgatcggtcgaacgcgcgaaaccattcctgcacgatcggtcgatcgcgcaaacccattcctgcacgatcggtagatcgcgcaaaacttttcctgcacgagcGGTCGAACacgcgaaaccattcctgcacgatcggtcgatcgcgcaaacccattcctgcacgatcggtagatcgtgcaaagcctttcctgcacgatccgctgataacgggaaaaaatactcgtagcgcaatcgatCAATCGcacaaagatgtcattgcgcgatcgactgattgttgcgcgatcgaccgattgttgcgcgatcgaccgattgctgcgcaaccaattgatcttaatttgatcgttcaatagcgcagcgcgatcggttgatcgcgcagattgaccgatcgcgcccaacatatacatgatatatgcataaaataacaggcctgtgaaaatttgaactcaattggtcattgaagttgcaagaaagttaTGAaactgaaagacaaaaacacccttattgtacaaaaaaatagtgTGCTTCATCAGACAAGGCTTCTGAagtcatttatttattattttagtgagaaattacctctttctcaaaaactatgttacttcagagggagtcgttcctcacaatgttttatactatcaacagctctctgttgctcgtcacagagtaaggttttatgctaatatatatttttagcaattaccaaacatgtacattgcCTTTAATTGCCTCATCTTTTGCTTCATTTATTTGCAGTTTTTTACTTAGTTAGATATTTgatttgtctgtatttttttcaggGAGTGATGTCGTCATCGTGAAGTCAGGAAGAAGAATATGTGGCACAGGAGGAGCTCTTGGGAATGCTCCGTTGGTCCAAGACAAAGCctactttgaaatgaaactaCAATCTACAGGTAGATATATCCACACTGACTGCTGTTACAGTTGAATCACTAGTGACATTGAATCACTAGTTTCACGTCAGCTGTTACAGTTGAATCACTAGTTTCACGTCAGcgcctgtacatgtatgtgtaatcTTAATAACACTGACAGGCGTACAGTTGTagcttgaaaaacaaaagccaAGCTCAACTATAAGGCCAATGACATTAGATCACTAGTTTCACATCAGCGCCTGCATGTGATTGTGAATTTGGCCCCACACACAAAATTGTATTGTTTACcaaaatgtaaatgttataattttgtgtgtccccccccccctcttaaaaaaaaggaaaaccccAAAACGGTGACAATCCGACGCAAACCTCCCCCAAAAATGTTGCCTGCATGAAGCCTCATGGCTcaatttaataaagcctgtaagaacaaaaacttgctaaacacagaaaccccttgcttagcaaaaaaaaaggttaccagccaaaatacataTATTTATCATTGGTGTGATTGGTACCCACATCTGCTTGGCAGGATTTTtccaagcagaattttctgctaaacaggtTTATGAAAGTGTGCCTGGTCCTGAATTTATAATGGAGATTTGATTTCAGATTCTTAAAAGCACAAAGTATGCACTATTTGGATTGAATCCTTCAATTATAGGCTTAAAAAACATATTATAAGGATATTTGAACATTTTAGTCGATTAAaagttgtatattttattgtatttttgtttatgaaCATTGTCATCTTACATTTTATCCCACAGGAATCTGGGGCTTTGGAGTTGCTACCCGCAAGTGTAATCTTAACACCCTCCCTCTTGGTAGCAAAGCAGAGAGTTGGGTGCTTAGGTCGGATGGTTCTATTTGTCATAATGGGGAGGTTACACACAAAATAGAAGGAGATATCGCCGAGGGTGACATTATCGTAAGTGGAAATTTACTTTGAattgaagaaattaaaaaattatagaTACGTTTTTGATCAAAGCTCATCTTATGGCAAGAAACTATTGTCACTTTTTCCTTTTTATGGAAATGGATGTTTTGTTATCgatttcataattttgtttgtttccagGGTATAACATATGACCATATTGAGATGAACTTTTATAAGAATGGTGCACCGCTCAATATTCCTCTGACTGGAATCCGTGGCACAGTTTATCCAGTGACATACGGTAAGCATTTGAGGGTAAAATTTATCTTGATAAAAGagaaattgactagagcaaCTTCCTCGAACTCGCCTGGCCAGTTATGGGGACAGGGCTTACTCCAACATAGCACCAAaactctggaactcacttccggaatacctcagacaaatccacaacatcactctcttccagcagaaactcacaacacatttgtttttgcttgctttccaacatcttgacaaaacttgaccggcgcctttgaatgtttttctttttcagtaaagtgcgccttataaatgctgtagtttatttattattattattatgtcagaTGGTTCTTTAAAAGATAAAGTGAATATTCAAAAGCTTAGGCCTGGTGACAAAAAAGGATTTTTcaggaattgaattgaattgactttATATGAATTGAACATTTTTTCAACAGTTGATGAGGGAGCAATCCTTGACGTGCAATTCAGCGAGTTCTACCACACACCGCCCGCAGGATTCGACAAAATCATGTTCGAGCAGTCGTTATTATGACAGGGTCCACTCAGAACTCAACGGGGCTGATGACAAAATTGAGGACCCAGGGACAATCTCTTATGGCTTACCCTGAGCTTGGATCCATGTGACTTTTTGTCTTGCCTTTGAACTTCCAAGATgaaacttgtgaaaatgtttgagCGGAGGGACGAGGGTTTCGTCTTAGTGCCGCTTCAATGACTTGATGTTTAACTTCTTATGTATGATATTCAAATGCTGTTTCAAGCTTAGCTTATTCAAGTACTACAGAGAAATCTAACAGGATATACATTGTAGGAATGGAGGCTACATCATCATCCATAGAAACAAGATGCAGGGTTGAGGTAGTGGTTcctttccttgccttccacctctaggactccagttcgaatcccactgggaGCACtacatggattgggttttcagtcactgcctgattgcgtgggttttccattatgtggattgggtttccaGTCCCTACACGAGtatgtgggttttccctggattaattctctggggttttcctcccacctctaaaactgaaacttgctttcttgtcttctctccattgggttcttggctagtacagtgattaagtttgcttgtCTGAGAgtacttggcttcacaaccagaatacataaataaatacaagaTGAGAGAATAGAAATGCCTGAAAGACTTTTCAATGAAAGTATAATGTATCAGCAGAAAGCATGaaatttaaagacaacattttctGTAATTGGAACGGCATTTTTTTGACCTGgtggaccctggtttgaatcccaccttgGACGGGCTAGAGCCttttatgtggattgggttttcagtcactACCTGATTGCATTGGTGTTcccattggggttttcctccaatATCTAGAACTGAGCATCTTTTCTTGTTTCCTATTTATCCCGTTATTGGcgctaattgtgctgttggttgtgtaataaaataaacaaaagagcCGCCAATACTTGAAGCTAGCCACAGACACATAAATAGTGcacaagtaaaaaataataataatttcaaaatgcAAAGTAGCTCAGGATGAATATTCGATTGTTAATAATCAGATTGAGTTCTGCTAAATATCCAATGCTGCACATTAACTGAATCAGTCAAAGGAAAGCATAATGAACGTTACATGTTGTACTTGTAGTGATTGTATATAGCAGTTTCACAGTGAACCTGAGTGTTATACCCTTACAAATATTTGAtgacttgtcaacaagtctagCCAAATTCGTTCTGCGACTATTTTGAAGTGCATGTAGTGAAGTCACAAGATGAATTTGTAATGTCgcaaaaatatttaattttgagCACCACTGAAAATCATGATTATGTACCATTATAGGAATCACTgtaaactttgaagaaaatacTTAAAGTTTATATCAATACTTTTTATGATTTAATACAACAAATGTATTTAATGACTTGTtacagcaaatgttttgtctATCTTCACATTGAAGCCGAGTGTTACACCATCACATGGACAAAACATTTAACGACGTGTCGACAAGTCTAGGCAAATTAGTTATGCAACTATTTTGAAGTGCATGTAGTGAAATCACAAGATGAATTTGTAATGTCGCAAaagttttttcattttgaaaacctCTACAAATCATGATTACGTAACCTATGGGATTATTTATGAATATTCTCCGTCATCCAGGTAACACAATATTGAtataaaacataatttaaaaataaactggaatttttatttatttgcgaTGACAGTTTCTCGTCATATCTTGGAAGCATCATCAGGCTGACTGAACTTGTGGCGGCAAAAGGATGATGAATCAATATGGGATTATTGCCAAAACCCCGAGGAAAGCAACTTCAATTTTGATTTATTACAGCAAATGTATTTAAAATCGGTGCGAAGCACTTACTTGGATTTATtaatatataaattataattaaTAATCGTTTGACGGTACATTTTTTTATGTTACAGAGAATCTTTAAAACTAAGTAAAACGAAATTTTAACGAAGACGGTTCCCACAAAACAATCAAGTACAATTAATTATTGGTAAATATCATTATCTTGTGTTCAAATTGAGCAGGAAAATGTTTTTATGAACTTCTTTGTAGTGGTTACCGGTATTTTTGACTTGATTTGTATATTTGTATTGAATTGTgcattattttattcacaaacTAACACTAAGTTTTTCTTGTTGTCGTTTTTAGATTGGGGTAGTTGGGTTGGGCTTTGAAGATGTAAAAGTGGAAGGTgatatacaggattggtagagctgaaaatatagtcacagacagtggttattgtttgtgtgatcaaccatgaaaggacaaacctgtgaaaatttgggcttaagggacacattgccttggatcggtcgagttggtctataaaaagcgtttgtaaccgtttgttttaaaatgcatacatggtgtatgggtagaaagattttgtaaagtagaatacaatgatccacacaaatacgcctcgaaattgcacggtttcatTTTACATCGtcaactaacatggtcggccatttatgggagacaaattttttactcccataaatggccgactgtgttagctcgcaaagttaaaggaaaaccacgcaatttggaggcatatttgtgtagatcatttacttttacaacatctttctcaccatatgcattttataacaaatgctttttatagaccaactcgtccgatccaaggcaatgtgtcacTTTAATCCCTTGTGTTATTTgggagaaaatagtgaagaaccatgcacaattttctgcatgtaaacacattgtccttaattttggttgttacaaTAAACCTGCTGTTCCCCATTACTTAGGTTTATATATACAGTTTTTACGAATATGACTTGATTTccgagggaaatatttcacagaaaaaatggTTCTTGTATGAACTTCACAATCAGTAAACTTTCAGactcaaattaaaggaacacgttgccttggatcggtcgagttggtctttgaaaagcgtttgtaaccattttttataaaatgcatatgggtagaaagatgttgtaaaagtagaatacaatgatccacacaaacatgcctcgaaattgcgtggttttccttttacctcgtcgactaacacgtcggccatttatgggggtcaaaatgttgactcccataaatggccgaccatgttagttcgcacagtagaaggaaaaccacgcaatttcgaggcaaacttgtgtggatcattgtattctacttttataacatctttccaaccatatgcattttataaaaaacggttacaaacgcttttgttttgaccaactcgtccgatccaaggcaacgtgttcctttaaataatgaTGTTTTTTACCCTTACCAATACTGTAtaacacctttaaaggcagtggacactattggtaattactcaaaataattattagcatagaacctcacttggtaacgagtaatggggagaggttgatagtataaaacattgtgagaaacagctccctctgaagtaatgtagttttcgagaaagaagtaattttttcgcgaatttgatttcgagacctcagatttcgagtttgaggtctcataatcaagcatctgaaagcacacaacttcgtgtgacaaagggtgttttttttttcattatctcgcaacttcggtgacggattgagctcaaattttcttaggtttgttattttatgcatatgtagagatacagcaagtaagcagactggtctttgacaattaccaatagtgtccaggtctttaaaGTAAGCCAACTTGTGTACATAATCTTAATTATTTACACAACATTATGTTAGTTGTGACTATTGTAAACTAGACAAAATAACTTTATATTCATTCTTCAGtaccacttttttttattaataatcaCGTACATGTATTTGTCAACCATTCATTATGAAGTGAACCAAGTTATAggtttattttttgtaaagtGAGCTTGTTTCAGCTAAATATTAAATGTAATGCACATTAGTCATAAGTAAACTGTACATGTTACTAGGTTCTTGGTAGTTGTTGTCATTAGCATTCAGGTTGGCCCATTGGTGTCTTTCCTGCCTTTCACATTTTTGGACCCCAGTTCTAATCCTACCTATAGGAAAAATTTTAATACAGGTATTTGCCAAGGATGAGTGGCACGTCAGTGACATGTCCTGGCTGAGCGGTTAATAGGCAGCTTTAGATTTCG
The sequence above is a segment of the Asterias amurensis chromosome 12, ASM3211899v1 genome. Coding sequences within it:
- the LOC139945305 gene encoding SPRY domain-containing protein 7-like, with amino-acid sequence MAACFCCFRCWPGGGFRSGHVPLKEIPTVTLDMSHMGSDVVIVKSGRRICGTGGALGNAPLVQDKAYFEMKLQSTGIWGFGVATRKCNLNTLPLGSKAESWVLRSDGSICHNGEVTHKIEGDIAEGDIIGITYDHIEMNFYKNGAPLNIPLTGIRGTVYPVTYVDEGAILDVQFSEFYHTPPAGFDKIMFEQSLL